The genomic interval GGGACCATCCGACATCTTCGGCGCCGGCCGCCGAAGCGCTCGCATGACCAGGGCGATCAAGGTATCTTGGCCGACATGACCAGGCACGCGATCTGCTCGCCAGCCCCGAGAGGGCGGAGACGGTGTCCAAGCTGATTCTCTAGCCGGGACGGCGCCAGACCACTCACGGTCACACGTCGCTTTTTTGATCCTCGCTCGCTGTATGGACCGGAGATATGAGTAAAGGGTTTTGAGGTCATGTGATGAGTGGAACCGATCGTCCAGCTCACGCTGCTCGGATTCGCCATCAATAACGATCCCAGGCCCCTCCCGATCGCCGTGCTCCGGGCCGATCGCAGTGCCGTCGCCCGCAGTCTCATCGCCGGGATGCAAGAGACCGATTATTTTCATGTGTTGTATTATCCGAACCGGGAAGAGGAGGCCAAGGTGCTATTGCGCCGTGGCGACGTCCAGTTTGTCCTGGCTGTCCCGGAGGGTTTTTCGCGCAAGCTCGTTCGGGGTGATTTCCCGGCCGTGCTCCTCGAGATCGATGCCACCGATCCGGCCGCGGCGAGCAACGCCGTCGCAGCCGTCAACACCCTGG from Pseudomonadota bacterium carries:
- a CDS encoding ABC transporter permease, with translation MEPIVQLTLLGFAINNDPRPLPIAVLRADRSAVARSLIAGMQETDYFHVLYYPNREEEAKVLLRRGDVQFVLAVPEGFSRKLVRGDFPAVLLEIDATDPAAASNAVAAVNTLAHAGVPADGARRRTAALSTHPGLKGMGGPGTAAVAS